The genomic region ACATTATCGATACCCGGCGTGGCCTGCGCGTAGGGGATCACGATAAAGCGCTGGTGTTTGATCGCGTCCACCGCTTGCAGGGCCGGGTTGTTGAGCAGGAACTGCTTTTTCTGCTCGGCAGTGATTTGGCTGTAGTCGACGATCACGATGACCTGCGGGTTGCGCTCCACCACGGTTTCCCAGTTGACCCGGGTCCAGCTGGCATCGACGTCATCGAGGATATTGCGCCCGCCGGCGACGTCGATCAGCGCTTGTGGCATGCCCAGGCGGCCCGAGGTCATGGCGCGGTCTTCGCCGCTGTCATACAGGAACACCCGTGGCTTATCGGCGGGCAGGTCTTTTTGCACTTCGGCCACCTGTGCCTGCATCTGCGCGATCAAGGCATTGGCGCGCTCCTGCACGTCGAAGATCCTGCCCAGGTTGCGCAGGTCGTTATAGGTATCGTCCAGGCTCGCAGCCGGGCGCTTCATCACGAACGCGCATGACTCGGTCAGCTCATACACATTGATGCCCAAGGGTTGCAGGGTGTACGGCGTGAGGTCGCCGCCCACACGCATGCCGTAGTCCCAGCCGGCGAAGAAGAAATCCACATTGGCGTTGAGCAGGGTTTCCACCGACGGGTATTTGCTCGCCAGTTCCGGCAGGCCGTCGAGAGTCGTGGCCATGTCCGGCGGCACTGACTTCCAACCGCTGACGCCACTGTAGCCGGCCATGTGTGGCTTGAGACCCAGGGCGAGCATCATCCGGGTCATGTTGATGTCGTGACTGACTGCGTGTTGCGGGGCTTGCTGGAAGGTCACGTCGCGGTTGCAGCTCTGGATGGTCAGCGGGTAACGGGTGGCTTCGGCGAACGCTGGGGCAGTGGCGAGCAGCAGGGTGAGCGACAGCAGGGCGCGCAGGGTCATGGTTGGGTTATCCAGGTGATTCGGGGGTAGCCGGCCA from Pseudomonas synxantha harbors:
- a CDS encoding ABC transporter substrate-binding protein, whose translation is MTLRALLSLTLLLATAPAFAEATRYPLTIQSCNRDVTFQQAPQHAVSHDINMTRMMLALGLKPHMAGYSGVSGWKSVPPDMATTLDGLPELASKYPSVETLLNANVDFFFAGWDYGMRVGGDLTPYTLQPLGINVYELTESCAFVMKRPAASLDDTYNDLRNLGRIFDVQERANALIAQMQAQVAEVQKDLPADKPRVFLYDSGEDRAMTSGRLGMPQALIDVAGGRNILDDVDASWTRVNWETVVERNPQVIVIVDYSQITAEQKKQFLLNNPALQAVDAIKHQRFIVIPYAQATPGIDNVLAVEALAKGFHGE